One region of Cryptosporidium parvum Iowa II chromosome 4, whole genome shotgun sequence genomic DNA includes:
- a CDS encoding possible origin recognition complex protein subunit 2, orc2 translates to MKGTFSDYLIQSSSSYNLAEELPEVDLQLLKKRNAAIEKKLDKIRREKRSSWNSAHEKLLTWSLSGFSVLIYGFGSKRNFLDEFVKKKINGNYVALTIRGYFKNIKFKTCLFELLKAMDHTEDFLKDSTKSYNNFISNDCSIDSMIAKIQLLYNNSSTYFKNIFLIIHSIDSISIRQYLPAISQLSQLPFMSVIVSVDNIRWPLLWNNSMRCKMNFLYLKVSTFEEYDVELDHLYESQLPPWLGALSDNSREQCKLEQLNSILNCLTPSHIQVVNTIATLQLEYGHAAEDQLLKSLKSSMTVTTKSSLSQLLIELFTHDVLSKQFLNDSENKNGKVIYKLKLSSELIKEYLNNLV, encoded by the coding sequence ATGAAAGGAACATTTTCCgattatttgattcaaagTAGCTCAAGCTACAATCTAGCTGAAGAACTTCCTGAAGTTGACCTGCAACTTctaaaaaagagaaatgCGGCGattgaaaaaaaacttGATAAAATTAGGAGAGAAAAGAGATCGAGCTGGAATTCCGCGCACGAAAAATTGCTAACTTGGTCTCTGTCAGGATTTAGTGTATTAATATATGGATTCGGCTCGAAAAGAAACTTCTTGGATGAATTTgtgaaaaagaaaataaatggGAACTATGTTGCTCTAACTATCAGAGgctattttaaaaatattaaattcaaaaccTGCCTATTTGAACTATTAAAAGCAATGGATCACACAGaagattttttaaaagataGCACTAAATCCtacaataatttcattagtAATGATTGTAGTATCGATTCAATGATTGCAAAGATTCAATTGTTGTATAACAATTCCAGTACATATTTCAAGAAcattttcttaataatacaCAGTATAGATAGTATATCAATTAGACAATATTTGCCTGCAATATCGCAATTATCACAGCTTCCATTTATGAGTGTAATTGTTTCGGTCGACAATATCAGATGGCCTCTTCTTTGGAATAATTCAATGCGCTgcaaaatgaattttttatatttgaaagtATCCACGTTTGAAGAATATGATGTAGAGTTAGATCACTTATATGAGAGCCAACTTCCTCCATGGTTGGGAGCACTTTCTGATAATTCACGCGAGCAATGCAAATTAGAGCAGCTGAACTCGATATTAAATTGTCTAACACCTAGTCATATTCAAGTTGTAAACACTATTGCCACCTTGCAACTCGAATATGGACATGCTGCTGAAGACCAGCTTTTAAAAAGTCTTAAATCCTCTATGACTGTTACAACGAAAAGTTCTCTTTCACAGCTTTTAATCGAATTGTTCACTCATGACGTCTTGTCGAAGCAATTCTTAAATGATAGCGAGAACAAGAATGGCAAAGTTATATACAAATTGAAACTTTCCAGTGAGCTTATAAAAGAATACCTAAATAATCTCGTCTAA
- a CDS encoding nucleoside-diphosphate kinase, translated as SKISIYKQSFSFPRVSTAPVIKNMQVEQTYLMIKPDGIQRQVVGEIISRFEKRGYRIAAMKLTIATPAILEEHYAEHKGKPFLPGLIEKMTGPVLCMVFEGVDVIAQARKMMGSTRPGEAAPGTIRADFCQQAGRNLIHGSDSAESAKREISLWFKPEEIQSYKLALSDYIFE; from the coding sequence AGCAAAATTAGCATCTATAAACAGAGTTTTAGTTTCCCACGTGTTTCAACAGCACCAGTTATTAAAAACATGCAAGTTGAGCAAACATATTTGATGATCAAGCCAGACGGTATCCAACGCCAAGTTGTTGGAGAAATCATTTCTCGATTTGAGAAACGCGGATATCGAATTGCAGCAATGAAGTTAACCATTGCTACCCCAGCAATATTAGAGGAGCATTATGCTGAACACAAGGGGAAGCCATTCCTTCCTGGTCTAATTGAAAAGATGACAGGCCCAGTTCTTTGTATGGTATTCGAGGGCGTCGATGTTATCGCCCAGGCTCGTAAAATGATGGGCTCAACTCGTCCAGGCGAAGCCGCTCCAGGTACAATTAGGGCAGATTTTTGTCAACAAGCTGGTAGAAACTTGATCCATGGATCGGATTCTGCTGAATCTGCTAAGAGAGAGATTTCACTTTGGTTCAAACCAGAGGAGATTCAGTCATACAAACTTGCTTTATCTGACTACATCTTCGAGTAA
- a CDS encoding RPR46-like RNAse PH domain codes for VSFKLMVIRYDGRTNLECGAISANVGIFNSLNGSAEFSIGLSKVIATVWRPEEASSNKCKSYLEVILRPRIGQPQESHKLIEYHILRLFEKVIDFNSFSRCVISITLQIVSEDGPILPVCINAAVLALIDLGIPMEFFPLAVSIAESSHFYGERDISHLMLDPTQSEFEQCISCSTIVINTTEKNIFSCITNKGTGISHNELLDEIHPISLSIATSNSLIRHLSEILLDNIKCKVVRPYNNNLF; via the coding sequence gTTAGTTTTAAGTTAATGGTTATAAGATATGATGGAAGGACAAATTTGGAATGTGGTGCAATATCGGCTAATGTAGGCATTTTCAATAGTTTAAATGGATCTGCAGAATTTTCGATTGGGCTTTCTAAAGTTATAGCAACTGTTTGGAGGCCGGAGGAAGCATCTAGTAATAAATGTAAATCATACTTGGAAGTAATTTTAAGACCCAGAATTGGTCAACCTCAGGAATCACATAAACTGATTGAATACCATATTCTAAGACTCTTTGAGAAGGTTATAGACTTCAACTCTTTTTCCAGATGCGTTATTTCTATTACACTGCAGATTGTATCAGAAGACGGTCCGATCTTACCAGTCTGTATCAATGCAGCAGTTCTTGCCCTCATTGATTTGGGGATCCCTATGGAATTTTTCCCATTAGCCGTCTCAATAGCTGAATCTAGTCATTTCTACGGGGAAAGAGATATTTCTCATTTAATGCTAGACCCAACACAATCAGAATTTGAGCAATGCATTAGTTGTTCTACAATAGTTATAAATACAACGGAAAAGAACATTTTTTCCTGTATTACTAATAAAGGTACCGGTATTTCTcataatgaattattagatGAGATTCACCCCATCTCACTGTCGATTGCAACATCAAACAGTCTTATCAGACACTTATCAGAAATTTTGTTAGATAACATAAAATGCAAGGTAGTAAGACCGTATAATAACAATCTATTCTAA
- a CDS encoding ThiF/moeB family, whose product YLSDYNFFVTAKEMDRNDADENSIDERYSRLTALENMGVVDDYSLIMKKTIFVIGVGGVGSVVVEMLTRCGVGKLIIVDFDIVELSNMNRMFYNMNHIGMYKTDACVDTLKLINPKINIEKYNINIVEDYSIFYNIFKTKKIDLLVSCVDNYSARSIISQVCNEFDLVWFESGISENAISGHIQFVIPGMTACYCCAPPLVNFESNFSEDKINSIVMNSENENNSKKLSSRTCAASLSTTTSVIAGILVNNILKYFLGFGENSNFLGYHMIDDYFPRYSIIPNKECIDKWCRLRQKEKEYNKNEKTKNKSPYKEEPSRSNVSNGELLENYSNFEVIESDIHMESSKNLLESLNNLSISELINKLDEVSSK is encoded by the coding sequence TATCTAAGtgattataatttttttgttacAGCAAAAGAAATGGACAGAAACGATGCGGATGAAAACTCTATTGATGAAAGATATAGTCGTCTAACTGCTCTGGAAAATATGGGAGTAGTTGACGATTATTCTCTTATTATGAAAAAAACTATTTTTGTTATAGGCGTAGGAGGAGTTGGTTCTGTTGTTGTAGAGATGCTGACTAGATGCGGAGTGGGAAAACTGATAATAGTTGATTTTGACATTGTTGAGTTATCAAACATGAACAGAATGTTTTATAATATGAATCATATTGGTATGTATAAAACAGATGCATGTGTTGATACTTTGAAGCTAATAAATCCAAAAATTaacattgaaaaatataacaTAAATATTGTCGAAGactattcaattttttataatattttcaaaacaaagaaaattGACTTACTAGTATCTTGCGTTGATAATTATTCTGCAAGAAGTATTATTAGCCAAGTCTGTAATGAGTTTGATTTAGTATGGTTCGAGTCAGGTATTTCTGAGAATGCAATTTCTGGTCATATTCAATTTGTAATCCCAGGTATGACTGCGTGTTATTGCTGTGCACCTCCTCttgttaattttgaaagtaattttAGCGAAGATAAAATTAACTCCATTGTGATGAACtctgaaaatgaaaataattcgAAAAAACTGTCATCCAGGACTTGTGCAGCATCACTATCTACTACAACGAGCGTTATTGCCGGAATTTTAGTcaacaatattttaaaatattttttgggATTTGGAGAAAACTCGAATTTTCTCGGTTACCACATGATTGATGATTATTTTCCAAGATACTCAATAATTCCTAATAAAGAATGTATTGACAAATGGTGCCGGTTACGtcaaaaagagaaagagtacaataaaaatgagaaaacaaaaaataagtCTCCCTATAAAGAAGAGCCATCAAGATCCAACGTTTCAAATGGCGAATTACTTGAGAATTATTCTAATTTTGAAGTAATCGAATCTGATATTCATATGGAATCatctaaaaatttattggaAAGTTTAAATAACTTATCAATTTCCGAGCTTATTAACAAACTGGATGAAGTTTCGTCAAAGTAA
- a CDS encoding protein with central transmembrane domain followed by gly-met-pro repeat, which yields MRSIGNSKLESFSVTYSGNLHKLSAHSSLFSNSQFESCNTMCDDFDPTCDCNTASTTETEITIDQVESWIEIIKKNAEAAANPILKNDSTSNTTETTDSSNQYVWIGIGVGAIVLIGLIIFFITKSRSNNSQGQDPNANYNMQGGAPGMMPGGMPGMPGMPGMPGGMPGGMPGMPGGMPGMPGMPGMPGMPGMPGMPGMPGGMPGMPGGMPGGMPGMPGGMPMR from the coding sequence ATGCGATCAATTGGAAATTCCAAACTTGAATCGTTTTCAGTTACTTATTCCGGAAATCTTCATAAGTTAAGTGCGCATTCAAGCTTGTTTTCGAACTCACAATTTGAGTCATGCAATACTATGTGCGATGATTTTGATCCAACATGCGACTGCAACACTGCTTCTACAACAGAAACAGAAATAACTATTGATCAAGTTGAGAGTTGGATtgaaatcattaaaaaaaatgctGAGGCTGCTGCAAACCCTATTTTAAAGAACGATTCTACGTCAAACACTACAGAAACAACAGATTCTAGCAATCAATATGTATGGATTGGTATTGGTGTTGGAGCCATTGTTCTTATTGgattaattatattcttcattACAAAGTCAAGATCTAATAACAGTCAGGGTCAAGATCCCAATGCAAACTATAATATGCAGGGAGGAGCCCCAGGAATGATGCCAGGTGGAATGCCTGGTATGCCCGGTATGCCTGGAATGCCAGGTGGAATGCCAGGTGGAATGCCTGGTATGCCCGGTGGAATGCCCGGTATGCCCGGAATGCCCGGAATGCCTGGAATGCCTGGAATGCCTGGTATGCCTGGAATGCCTGGTGGTATGCCTGGAATGCCAGGCGGAATGCCTGGTGGTATGCCTGGAATGCCTGGTGGAATGCCAATGCGATAG
- a CDS encoding TBC domain containing protein: MPKEDLEKASQNKEFVEGEHMSDFEERYNEISKEFPEINDDNVAKFSECENKTIDAENIGDIQSKNSENIKIPHKFDYRSRLIEIEEWRFLCYDFEKFDLEKDHLKILSKLRKGIPAQFRGFIWMKLAEVENIKSEHSENLYYQLSEIKNAPCCGDIYRDISRTFPRHSLFRDKNNHGQNSLFSVLRAYSLYNPDVGYCQGMGFIVGVLLMYMSEEDSFYMLISILGKYKFSGLYLPGLPLLNTHLEKLRKIFKKRIPNLYNHFRNENVDETMYASQWFMTIFAYSFNLDAVARIWDLFFLEGVDLIFKISIAILKILKNSLFNQSFENILHTLKTAPYTININDIIQCALSFKLNYKE, translated from the coding sequence ATGCCGAAAGAAGATTTGGAAAAAGCCTCTCAAAATAAGGAGTTTGTAGAAGGAGAACACATGTCTGATTTTGAAGAGAgatataatgaaatttctaAAGAGTTCCCAGAAAtaaatgatgataatgTAGCAAAGTTCTCAGAATGTGAAAATAAAACTATAGATGCTGAAAATATCGGCGATATTCAAAGTAAGAACTCAGAAAACATAAAAATTCCCCATAAATTTGACTACAGAAGTAGActaattgaaattgaagagTGGAGATTTTTATGTTACgattttgagaaatttgatttagaaaaagatcatttaaaaatattgagtAAACTGAGAAAGGGAATTCCAGCTCAATTTAGAGGATTCATTTGGATGAAGCTGGCAGAAgtagaaaatataaaaagcGAGCATAGCGAGAATCTATATTATCAACTAtctgaaataaaaaatgcCCCATGCTGTGGTGATATATATAGAGATATAAGTAGAACTTTTCCAAGACATTCTTTATTTCgtgataaaaataatcatgGGCAAAATTCTTTGTTTTCAGTTTTAAGGGCCTATAGTCTATATAATCCGGATGTTGGTTACTGCCAAGGAATGGGATTTATTGTTGGTGTTCTGTTAATGTACATGTCAGAAGAGGATTCATTCTATATGCTAATTTCTATTCTTGGAAAGTATAAATTTTCTGGCTTGTATCTTCCAGGGTTGCCATTATTAAATACTCATTTAGAGAAgttaagaaaaatatttaagaaaCGGATTCCAAATCTTTATAATCACTTTAGAAACGAAAATGTGGATGAAACTATGTATGCTTCCCAATGGTTTATGACTATATTTGCCTACAGTTTTAATTTGGATGCAGTTGCGAGGATTTGGGACCTGTTTTTCCTTGAAGGTGTAGACttaatcttcaaaatttccattgcaattttgaaaatcttGAAGAACTCTCTTTTCAATCAGtcatttgaaaatattttgcaTACTTTGAAGACAGCTCCTTatacaataaatattaatgatattattcaatGCGCACTAAGTTTCAAGTTAAACTACAAGGAGTAA
- a CDS encoding RRp1-like protein, translating to MKGNSENENELLMRLSKTLTSISPASRKKGLDIITRYISKHNNSMTRLQMLKIWKGLYYSMWLSDKVLIQREIAVNISQLQKRFEVKEYLFSFIEEFYLMMRFRWDGMDHYRMDKFTFLQRTMLAESLNLLSKKNFDPEFAKGLLDVYRRCLFVENIDNENSIGKKRKFLMISDHIGSGDEVDPSINSYSNRSTGIGVSLIFCKQFPQESVYLLYEQYKLIKENPSNKNLLNEYISSFFIEYSEFIINVIRTCTTHSTLTENIYSQLILKFVDFDSLLDQVVCDIDDLNINQEERNLISSFLLENIVNLMSKLHSSLSNLSKSNENSITQNKRNNIYSTMEKISNFLKNNVALSNSLPKVSKNKKRNSLNKQGSANYESKNEDKEKRVRFDMSKNVRMLLPDSISTSRALVKIFDKKSDMKGSNKINCILFRSSPNSDIQNDPELCSSDSCKNYNLNSLKNIEIISAEKALSKPSESNSSPSKSILKRRGINI from the coding sequence ATGAAGGGTAACTCTGAAAATGAGAATGAGCTTCTTATGAGGTTATCAAAAACTTTAACTAGTATCAGTCCTGCGAGCCGCAAAAAAGGTCTAGACATTATAACTAGATATATATCAAAGCACAACAATTCAATGACGCGTTTACAAATGTTGAAAATTTGGAAGGGGCTCTACTATAGTATGTGGCTTTCAGATAAAGTTTTAATTCAAAGAGAAATTGCAGTGAATATTTCACAATTACAGAAAAGATTTGAGgtaaaagaatatttattctcttttattgaagaattttatCTGATGATGAGATTTAGATGGGATGGCATGGATCATTATAGGATGGATAAATTTACATTTTTACAAAGAACAATGCTTGCTGAATCACTAAATTTACTCagtaaaaaaaactttgaTCCTGAATTTGCAAAGGGCTTGCTTGATGTCTACCGTAGATGTTtatttgttgaaaatataGATAATGAGAATTCTATAGGTAAAAAAAGGAAGTTTTTAATGATTAGTGACCATATAGGAAGCGGCGATGAAGTTGATCCATCAATTAACTCATATTCGAACAGGTCTACAGGTATTGGAgtatctttaattttttgtaaGCAATTCCCACAAGAATCtgtttatttattatatgaGCAATACAAACTCATTAAAGAAAATCCatcaaacaaaaatttgttgaatGAATacatttcttcattttttattgaatacTCCgagtttattattaatgtcATCAGAACTTGTACAACTCACTCAACCTTaacagaaaatatttatagtCAATTGATTCTAAAATTTGTTGATTTTGATTCACTTCTTGATCAAGTGGTATGCGACATTGATGacttaaatattaatcaagaaGAAAGGAATTTAATCTCCAGTTTCttattggaaaatattGTCAATCTCATGTCAAAATTGCATTCAAGTCTTTCGAATCTCTCCAAATctaatgaaaattcaattactcaaaataaaagaaataatatatattcaacTATGGAAAAGATAAGtaactttttaaaaaataatgtgGCACTTTCAAACAGCTTACCAAAGGTTTCAAAAAACAAGAAGAGAAATTCACTTAACAAGCAGGGAAGTGCTAATTACGAAAgtaaaaatgaagataaagAGAAAAGAGTAAGATTTGATATGTCAAAGAATGTACGTATGCTCCTCCCTGATTCAATATCTACATCGAGAGCACTTGtaaaaatttttgataagAAAAGTGATATGAAGGGTAGCAATAAAATAAACTGCATTTTATTTAGGTCTTCACCGAATTCTGATATCCAAAATGATCCTGAACTCTGCTCGTCAGATTCCTGTAAAAATTACAACTTGAACTCTCTTAAAAATATAGAGATAATCTCTGCTGAAAAGGCACTATCAAAGCCTTCTGAATCCAACAGTTCTCCTTCGAAAAgtattttaaaaagaaggggaattaatatttaa
- a CDS encoding apicomplexan CP 15/60K like protein → MFEFISEMFHSCCKLKKNQKNDEYIFILCPAPSDLEEEYIDQEGNVKKKKLEKIRGTARNIVDKEIVREWSGREIGSCICCHLIYEDEMNVYRADKYGRHIGKDHEEYEGSQTREENCVNSVGSLSSYGSRKHFSEEPNSADSNSTSISSDENNNAVENKSKKTKERRKLNINRSPSAIEKEIDEKEKNKKLKETKDANNKECSTISSDINNDIHNTNEKTTDNRNNKKPENTNLKNDEQIPLSDQKKYSKSSPLSKNQCPPKLGKRPPIKNELLAMNDQKNNSLKSSIPNSKKCSKKISSAPKNEFNKIILEKEKVESNSRDTHKDDKNQTGNNNSQQINHITSSSNSDKEMIDNNGEIKYEEEEMKFNKDISSKIIRHRALIGIQAEIILKDGSTTDCKVSFSDEEDDLSFICNDKVKAVPWSNIREIFTTKSELRMVNTRAAIFKDPTLIIALHLKDTGNCIPLKFNSKKGKEDFLNFALRMIG, encoded by the coding sequence atgttcGAGTTTATTTCAGAAATGTTTCATTCATGTTgcaaattaaagaaaaatcaaaagaatGATGAATACATTTTTATCTTGTGCCCTGCCCCAAGCGATTTAGAAGAGGAATATATTGATCAAGAAGGAAATgtcaaaaaaaagaagctCGAAAAAATTAGAGGAACTGCCAGAAATATTGTCGATAAGGAAATTGTCAGGGAGTGGAGTGGAAGGGAAATTGGAAGCTGTATTTGCTGTCATTTAATATATGAAGACGAAATGAATGTTTATAGAGCTGATAAATATGGCAGACATATTGGTAAAGACCATGAAGAATATGAAGGTAGCCAAACAAGAGAAGAAAACTGTGTTAACTCAGTTGGATCTCTGAGCTCATATGGCTCAAGAAAACATTTTTCTGAGGAGCCAAATAGCGCAGATTCCAACTCTACCTCAATAAGTtcagatgaaaataataatgcaGTTGAGAATAAGAgtaaaaaaacaaaagaaaGGAGGAAGTTAAATATCAATAGATCCCCAAGCGCAATTGAGAAGGAAATagatgaaaaagaaaagaacaaaaaactaaaagaaacaaaagatgccaataataaagaatgcTCTACAATTAGTTCtgatataaataatgatatcCATAACACGAATGAGAAAACAACtgataatagaaataacaAAAAGCCAGAGAATACtaatttaaagaatgaCGAGCAAATTCCATTATCcgatcaaaaaaaatattctaaaTCTTCTCCACTTTCAAAGAATCAATGCCCTCCAAAGTTAGGAAAAAGGCCACCCATAAAGAATGAATTATTGGCTATGAATGATCAGAAAAACAATTCACTTAAGTCATCAATTCCAAATAGTAAAAAATGTAgtaaaaaaatatcaagTGCTCcgaaaaatgaatttaacaaaattattttggaaaaagaaaaggtAGAAAGTAATTCTCGCGATACTCATAAAGATGACAAAAATCAAactggaaataataatagccAACAAATCAACCACATTACTAGCAGTTCTAATTCTGATAAAGAAATGATTGATAACAATGGGgaaattaaatatgaaGAGGAAGAGATGAAGTTTAACAAAGACATTTCTTCGAAAATAATACGTCACAGAGCATTAATAGGAATTCAAGCCGAAATTATTCTAAAAGATGGATCGACAACGGACTGTAAAGTTAGCTTCTCAGATGAGGAAGATGATCTCTCATTTATTTGCAACGATAAAGTTAAAGCTGTTCCTTGGAGTAACATTAGAGAGATTTTTACAACAAAAAGTGAACTTAGAATGGTGAATACACGAGCAGCTATTTTTAAAGACCCAACATTAATTATTGCACTACATTTAAAAGATACAGGAAATTGTATACCtttgaaatttaattctaaGAAAGGCAAAGaagattttttaaatttcgCCCTCAGAATGATTGGGTAA
- a CDS encoding hypothetical protein (similar to an accessory factor associated with RNA polymerase II by affinity chromatography; Cdc73p) codes for MSEDDQLQAFVDPLILLKDTITRGKTDEIIKLGDEFHFEFYNCSLNVNTPTRCRNRRGESLNLDDLYLFITASKSKKYTMKLAQDNGLKFINILEKKNILEFLNEFIEKTQDSRIPSTYSIEDLGKYECINTEFSLQPCRILDKSKKILNLNYPWVEYKVKTDIESINGKSSENIIHSKVANSIQLKNRDEIMFVKRKVNLISQIYPINIDYICQGIDMYTRINSLLTFMNEPAKSENKKRSAESSSYIHNAENKKLKDGRRSNTADFGKRGSESLISTSNISKSRNIPKSINSQQRSTLLAYLNSNNLNPIILVPPSSKSPITLNNIIQFLRDKEFVDPNLAKRNFAGNEQTVTLSFGSGTTVQKVTFRILESTLNFRKRDWYSLIAVFLTGAEWQLQSFPFKTIQDIFTMVKGYHITYDSEPIPDNIRKWNVDVVRINRTNRHNDLSVWFQFMESIESVLASSRDHSKLDRSKL; via the coding sequence ATGAGTGAAGATGATCAGCTACAGGCATTTGTTGACCCtttgattttattgaaGGATACTATTACAAGAGGGAAAACagatgaaataattaaattaggAGATGAGTTTCATTTCGAGTTTTACAATTGTTCATTGAATGTTAATACTCCCACCAGATGTAGAAATAGAAGAGGAGAGtcattaaatttagatgatttatatttattcattacAGCTTCTAAAAGCAAGAAGTACACAATGAAACTTGCTCAAGATAATGGACTTAAATTCATAAATATTctagaaaagaaaaatattttggaattcCTGAATGagtttattgaaaaaacaCAAGATTCAAGAATTCCATCTACATATTCCATTGAAGATTTAGGTAAATATGAATGTATAAATACGGAATTTTCCTTACAGCCATGCAGAATATTAGATAAAAGtaagaaaattttaaatttaaattatccATGGGTCGAATATAAGGTAAAAACAGATATTGAATCAATTAACGGAAAAAGCAGTGAAAATATAATACATTCAAAAGTTGCAAATTCAAtccaattaaagaataGGGATGAAATTATGTTTgttaaaagaaaagttaatttaatttcacaGATATatccaataaatattgacTACATTTGTCAAGGAATTGATATGTATACTAGAATTAATAGCTTGCTAACATTTATGAATGAGCCTGCAAAAAGCGAGAACAAAAAAAGATCAGCCGAATCTAGTTCATATATTCATAACGcggaaaataaaaaattgaaagaCGGTAGAAGATCTAACACTGCAGATTTTGGAAAAAGAGGTTCCGAATCTTTGATAAGTActtcaaatatatcaaaatcAAGGAACATACCAAAGTCAATAAATTCTCAACAAAGATCAACATTATTAGCATACctaaattcaaataatctCAACCCAATAATACTAGTTCCACCATCATCCAAGAGCCCAATTACATTAAAcaatataattcaattcTTACGAGATAAAGAATTTGTAGACCCTAACCTAGCAAAGAGAAACTTTGCTGGTAACGAACAAACTGTTACATTAAGTTTTGGCTCAGGAACCACTGTACAAAAGGTCACATTTCGAATCCTTGAATCCACTCTTAACTTTAGGAAAAGGGATTGGTATTCACTAATTGCAGTGTTCCTTACTGGAGCAGAATGGCAATTGCAGTCCTTCCCATTTAAAACGATTCAAGATATATTTACAATGGTAAAGGGATATCATATAACATATGATTCAGAGCCAATTCCTGATAACATCCGAAAATGGAATGTTGATGTCGTAAGAATTAATAGGACAAATCGCCATAACGACCTTTCAGTTTGGTTTCAATTCATGGAGTCTATTGAATCCGTTTTAGCGTCTAGTAGAGATCATTCTAAATTAGATAGAAGTAAATTATGA